The sequence CGCAGGTGGTGCAGCCCCGCATCGGTCAGATCCAGGCCGTCAGCCGCGATGAAGGCTGCGGGCACACGCCGCTCACCATTGGCAATCGGCCCCAGCGCCGCTGGTTCAATGCGCCAGCGATACGGCGCATCGCCCTCCCGGATGATCGCCGGCATCACGCCATCGTGCCCCGCCACGGCATAGCGCACCGCGGCCTCGCCAACCGCCTCGGCCTGGGCTCGGTCCGTCGCCGACACCAGATGCCCGGCCGCCCGCTGCAGGTAGTCCGGCACCGCCCAGTGATGCTTGTAGCCGAGCGTGTCGTGCACCAACCGCGCCAGCCACTGGCCGATACCACCGAGCTGCACATAGCCCCGCACATCCTCATCCTGCTCGACCAGCAGCACGCCATCGCGGTTACGCACGCCTTCGGCCGCGGTGATGGCGCAATAGCCCAGCCGTTCGACACAGGCTTCGACCCGCGCCAGGAACACCGCCGGGTCAAAGGGCACCTCCGGCAGCAGGATCAAGTGCGGCGGGTCATCCGCCCCCTGCCGGGCCAGCGCGGTCGCCGCCGCCAGCCAGCCGCAATTGCGCCCCATCACCTCCATCACGAAGATCCGGCCACGCCGGCTGCTCATGGCACGCAAGTCCATGCCCGCCTCGCGCATCGATGCCGCCAGATACTTGGCGGCCGAGCCGAAACCCGGTGATACGTCGGTACCGAGCAGGTCGTTGTCGACGGTCTTTGGTATGCCAACGCAGGTCAGCGGATAGCTGCGCGCCCGCGCGGCGGCGGACAGCTTGAGGACGGTGTCCATCGAGCCGTTGCCGCCGTTGTAGAGAAAACAGCCCACGTCATGCGCGGCGAACACCTGGAACAGCCGGTCAAACTGGGCGGGGTTGTCGTCAGGATCATCGAGATCGAACCGGCAGGAGCCAAACGCCCCGCCCGGCTGCCCCGCCAGCGCCGCGAGGTCGGCCTCGCCCAGCGCGGCGGTATCGACCAGGTCTTCGGCCAGGACGCCAAGCACGCCGTGGCGTGCGCCGAGCACGCGGCCGATCTGCGGCGCATGCCGGCGCGCCTCGCCAATGACCGCGGCGGCGGTGGCGTTGATGACGGCGGTGACGCCGCCGGACTGTGCATAGAGAAGGTTTCTGGGCGCCATGGCGCGGTTCTCCGCAAACAAAAAAACGCGGCGGCCCGGTCGAAACCGGCTATCGCCGCGCTTGTCAGGCTGAAGGCAGATCAGCCCAGGGCGTCAAACACCCGCGCGGTGATCGCATCCACCGAGCCCATGCCGGAAATGACTTTCACTTTGGGGGCCACGGCCTCACCGGTTGCCGACCACTTGGTGTAGTAGTCGAGCAGCGGCTTGGTCTGCGAATGATAGACATCCAGGCGCTTGCGCACGGTCTCTTCGCGGTCGTCGTCGCGCTGGACCAGGTCTTCACCGGTCACATCGTCCTTGCCTTCGACCTTGGGCGGATTGTATTTGACGTGATACGTCCGGCCCGAGGGCAGGTGTGCGCGGCGACCGCTCATGCGCTCGATGATTTCCTCATCGGGCACGTCGATCTGCAGCACCACATCCACCTTCACGCCAGCATCCTTGAGCGCATCGGCCTGCGGCAGCGTGCGCGGAAAACCGTCAAACATGTAGCCGGCCTGGCAGTCCGGCTGCTGGAGCCGATCCTTGACCAGTCCGATGATGATTTCGTCGGACACCAGGCCACCGGCATCCATCACCTTCTTGGCTTCGATGCCCAGCGGCGTGCCGGCCTTGACCGCAGCGCGCAGCATGTCGCCGGTCGAAATCTGCGGAATGCCGAATTTTTCTTTGATGAAATTGGCTTGCGTACCCTTGCCAGCACCCGGCGGCCCAAGAAGAATCAATCGCATAAACACCCCCTCCCTGTATTGATATGCGACCGGGATGCGGCCACCTGCCGCTCCCGACCAACCCGTGAAGTTACCTGCAAACCCCTGACCGGTCAAACACCTCGCGAACGCGCGCGAGGTCCGCCTCGGTGTCGACACCGGCCGCCGGCGCGTGATCGACCGCCAGCACCTGGATGACATCGCCATGCCACAGGGCGCGCAACTGCTCCAGCGCCTCCCATTGCTCGAGTGCACAGGCCT comes from Denitromonas sp. and encodes:
- the adk gene encoding adenylate kinase; the protein is MRLILLGPPGAGKGTQANFIKEKFGIPQISTGDMLRAAVKAGTPLGIEAKKVMDAGGLVSDEIIIGLVKDRLQQPDCQAGYMFDGFPRTLPQADALKDAGVKVDVVLQIDVPDEEIIERMSGRRAHLPSGRTYHVKYNPPKVEGKDDVTGEDLVQRDDDREETVRKRLDVYHSQTKPLLDYYTKWSATGEAVAPKVKVISGMGSVDAITARVFDALG
- a CDS encoding 6-phosphofructokinase; translation: MAPRNLLYAQSGGVTAVINATAAAVIGEARRHAPQIGRVLGARHGVLGVLAEDLVDTAALGEADLAALAGQPGGAFGSCRFDLDDPDDNPAQFDRLFQVFAAHDVGCFLYNGGNGSMDTVLKLSAAARARSYPLTCVGIPKTVDNDLLGTDVSPGFGSAAKYLAASMREAGMDLRAMSSRRGRIFVMEVMGRNCGWLAAATALARQGADDPPHLILLPEVPFDPAVFLARVEACVERLGYCAITAAEGVRNRDGVLLVEQDEDVRGYVQLGGIGQWLARLVHDTLGYKHHWAVPDYLQRAAGHLVSATDRAQAEAVGEAAVRYAVAGHDGVMPAIIREGDAPYRWRIEPAALGPIANGERRVPAAFIAADGLDLTDAGLHHLRPLIAGEVYPVFRDGLPDYRPVMFDTVARTLAPYRG